From Pseudanabaena sp. PCC 6802, one genomic window encodes:
- the htpG gene encoding molecular chaperone HtpG, producing the protein MLEQGTISIHTENIFPIIKKALYSERDIFLRELISNGVDAISKLKMVSYAGEVSGELPEPEISVTIDKDNKRIVVSDNGIGMTADEVKKYINQVAFSSAEEFIQKYTGSGDSDRQIIGHFGLGFYSAFMVASRVEIDTLSYQPGAQSVHWSCDGTTAFTLDDGSRDKVGTTIVLTLQEDAEEFLEVAEVRRIVRKYCDFIPVPIKLNDEVANKQKALWSQSPSSLSKDDYLEFYRYLYPFQEDPLFWVHLNTDYPFIIKGILYFPKIKADIDPNKGQIKLFCNQVFVSDNCEEVIPRFLLPLRGAIDSTDIPLNVSRSFLQGDRKVRKIQDYIAKKVGDHLTQLYADSREEFLRCWQDISLFMKFGSMNSDKFYQQVKEILVYPTTYVEDAPSKSEYGNYTTLQAYLERNKEKHENRVFYTSDPVTQATYVELHKSQGLEVITLDSFIDSHYIHFLEREFPDVKFARVDAEIDDRLISEESKTEIVDPTTNKTQSDHLQEIFRRALHKPNLVIRTEVLKGNDTETAPPAMILLPENARRMQEMSALLQQTNVAFPEDHILLVNTAHPLMQNLIGLDRSAILTASGQPSEASDLANLICNHVYDLALMAQKSFDANSMKAFLERSSKLLTKLTGKI; encoded by the coding sequence ATGCTCGAACAGGGAACGATTAGTATCCACACTGAGAATATCTTTCCCATTATTAAGAAGGCGCTTTACTCAGAGCGGGATATCTTTTTAAGGGAGTTGATCTCTAATGGGGTGGATGCGATTAGTAAGTTAAAAATGGTGTCCTATGCTGGCGAAGTCAGTGGTGAGCTGCCCGAACCAGAAATTAGCGTCACCATTGATAAAGACAACAAAAGGATCGTGGTCTCTGATAACGGGATCGGCATGACTGCTGATGAGGTGAAAAAGTACATCAATCAGGTGGCTTTTTCGAGTGCGGAGGAATTCATTCAAAAATATACTGGTTCTGGTGACAGCGATCGGCAAATCATCGGTCATTTTGGCTTAGGCTTTTACTCGGCTTTTATGGTGGCGAGCCGCGTAGAAATTGATACTTTGTCGTATCAACCTGGGGCACAATCTGTACATTGGTCTTGCGATGGAACCACCGCGTTTACGCTAGATGATGGTAGTCGCGACAAGGTCGGCACCACGATCGTATTAACCCTACAAGAAGATGCGGAAGAATTTCTGGAAGTAGCCGAAGTGCGGCGGATCGTGCGCAAGTACTGCGACTTCATTCCCGTACCCATCAAGCTGAACGATGAGGTTGCCAATAAGCAGAAAGCCTTGTGGAGTCAGTCCCCTAGCTCATTGAGCAAGGATGACTATCTGGAATTCTATCGCTATTTATATCCCTTCCAGGAAGATCCCCTATTCTGGGTGCATTTGAATACGGACTACCCGTTTATTATCAAGGGTATTCTCTATTTCCCCAAAATCAAGGCAGATATCGATCCCAATAAGGGACAGATCAAGCTGTTTTGCAATCAGGTATTTGTCAGCGATAACTGCGAAGAGGTGATCCCCAGATTCCTCTTGCCCTTACGCGGTGCGATCGACAGTACCGATATTCCGTTGAACGTATCGCGCAGCTTTTTGCAGGGCGATCGCAAGGTACGCAAAATTCAAGACTACATCGCTAAAAAAGTCGGGGATCATCTCACCCAACTGTATGCCGACTCGCGTGAGGAATTCCTACGCTGCTGGCAGGACATTAGCCTGTTCATGAAGTTCGGCTCTATGAATAGCGATAAGTTTTACCAACAGGTGAAGGAAATTCTGGTTTACCCCACTACCTACGTAGAAGACGCGCCCAGCAAGAGCGAGTACGGCAACTATACAACGCTGCAAGCGTATCTGGAGCGTAATAAGGAAAAACATGAAAACCGCGTCTTTTACACTTCCGATCCCGTGACTCAGGCTACCTATGTGGAGTTGCATAAGAGTCAAGGTCTGGAGGTAATTACGCTAGACTCGTTTATCGACAGTCACTACATTCACTTTTTGGAAAGGGAATTTCCCGATGTGAAATTTGCCCGCGTCGATGCGGAGATCGACGATCGCCTGATTAGCGAGGAGTCGAAAACAGAAATCGTCGATCCCACGACGAATAAAACCCAGAGCGACCATCTGCAAGAAATCTTCCGGCGGGCTTTGCATAAACCCAATCTAGTCATTCGCACGGAAGTATTAAAGGGCAATGATACGGAGACGGCACCGCCTGCAATGATTCTGTTACCAGAAAACGCCCGCCGGATGCAGGAGATGTCAGCCTTGTTGCAGCAGACCAACGTGGCTTTCCCTGAGGATCACATTCTGCTGGTCAACACTGCCCACCCACTGATGCAAAACTTGATCGGTCTCGATCGCAGCGCAATTTTAACGGCATCGGGGCAACCTTCGGAAGCGAGCGATCTAGCTAATCTGATTTGCAACCACGTCTACGATCTAGCACTGATGGCGCAAAAGAGCTTTGATGCCAATAGCATGAAGGCTTTCCTAGAGCGTTCTAGCAAGCTGTTAACCAAGCTCACAGGCAAGATTTAG